Proteins encoded within one genomic window of Conchiformibius steedae:
- a CDS encoding opacity family porin: MKKSFFAVFAAVFAAALGLLVPQAAQADGSTIGFYVQGDLGLVNLRAKTDLKDLNGAGDWKSTYKESTVLPRVSVGHDFGDWRVAGDYTHYKHVEASSGSSKSKTRAYGAGVSVIYDVPLYLGGIQPYVGARLSVNNIRQEVSAPNSVAKENDTKLSPGVMGGVGVHVARNMVVDAGYRYNHLDTKLKAHELTVGLRYTFR; the protein is encoded by the coding sequence ATGAAGAAGTCTTTTTTTGCTGTCTTTGCCGCTGTTTTTGCCGCAGCGTTGGGTTTGCTGGTACCGCAGGCGGCGCAGGCGGACGGCAGCACCATCGGTTTTTATGTGCAGGGCGATTTGGGTTTGGTTAATTTGCGTGCCAAAACCGATTTGAAAGACCTGAACGGCGCGGGCGATTGGAAAAGCACTTATAAAGAATCCACCGTTTTGCCGCGTGTGAGCGTGGGGCATGATTTTGGTGACTGGCGTGTGGCGGGCGACTATACCCACTACAAACACGTTGAAGCCAGTTCCGGCAGCAGCAAAAGCAAAACCCGTGCTTACGGTGCGGGTGTGTCGGTGATTTACGATGTGCCTTTGTATTTGGGCGGTATCCAGCCTTATGTGGGTGCGCGTCTGTCGGTAAACAACATCCGTCAGGAAGTGTCTGCGCCCAACAGTGTTGCCAAAGAAAACGACACCAAACTCAGCCCCGGTGTGATGGGCGGTGTGGGTGTGCATGTGGCGCGTAATATGGTGGTGGATGCGGGCTACCGCTACAACCACTTGGACACCAAACTTAAAGCGCACGAATTAACCGTAGGTTTGCGCTATACTTTCCGCTAA
- the bioB gene encoding biotin synthase BioB: protein MTVSPVALRRRTTPEPHDTCQYWRKCQVEELFDLPFLDLVFQAAQTHRQYFNPRQIQLSTLMSIKTGGCPEDCEYCPQSAHYHTGVEKSALLNVEEIVAKAKIAKARGAARFCMGAAWRGPKPDDVAAVCEIIKAVKDLGLETCGTFGMLEAGMAEDLKQAGLDYYNHNLDTDPERYNDIIHTRRHEDRMDTLGKVRRAGLKVCCGGIVGMNESRSERAGLIASLANLDPQPESVPINQLVKIEGTPLAQAADLDWTEFVRTVAVARITLPRSYVRLSAGRTEMPEAVQAMCFLAGANSIFYGDKLLTSANPEEDSDRMLLAKLDLQAEQGALNDAV, encoded by the coding sequence ATGACTGTTTCGCCCGTTGCCCTGCGCCGCCGCACCACCCCCGAACCACACGATACTTGCCAATATTGGCGCAAATGCCAAGTGGAAGAATTGTTTGACCTGCCGTTTTTGGATTTGGTGTTTCAAGCGGCGCAAACCCACCGCCAATACTTTAATCCGCGCCAAATCCAGTTATCCACGTTAATGTCTATTAAAACAGGTGGTTGCCCTGAAGATTGCGAATATTGTCCGCAATCGGCGCACTATCACACGGGCGTGGAAAAATCTGCCCTATTGAATGTAGAAGAAATTGTTGCCAAAGCCAAAATTGCCAAAGCTCGCGGCGCGGCACGGTTTTGTATGGGCGCAGCGTGGCGCGGTCCCAAACCCGATGATGTCGCAGCGGTGTGCGAAATCATTAAAGCGGTTAAAGATTTGGGCTTGGAAACCTGTGGCACATTCGGTATGTTGGAAGCGGGCATGGCGGAAGATTTAAAACAGGCGGGGTTGGATTATTACAATCACAATCTGGACACCGACCCCGAACGCTACAACGACATTATCCACACCCGCCGTCACGAAGACCGCATGGACACGTTGGGAAAAGTGCGCCGTGCGGGTTTAAAAGTGTGTTGTGGCGGTATTGTGGGCATGAACGAAAGCCGCAGCGAACGCGCGGGCTTGATTGCCAGCCTTGCCAATCTCGACCCACAACCCGAAAGCGTCCCCATCAACCAATTGGTTAAAATTGAAGGCACGCCGCTGGCTCAAGCTGCCGATTTGGATTGGACGGAATTTGTCCGTACCGTGGCGGTGGCACGCATTACCCTGCCGCGCAGTTATGTGCGTTTGAGTGCGGGGCGCACCGAGATGCCCGAAGCCGTGCAAGCGATGTGTTTTTTGGCGGGCGCGAATTCTATTTTTTACGGCGACAAACTGCTCACTTCCGCCAACCCCGAAGAAGACAGCGACCGTATGCTGCTTGCCAAGCTGGATTTGCAAGCCGAACAGGGCGCACTAAACGATGCTGTATGA
- a CDS encoding L,D-transpeptidase has product MYKTLWTTVALAAASSAMAAQTTPVPDVRPAANGWQVVINIPQQRLFLYYDGELEKVYPVAVGKAHTQTLLGEHKIGPKAYNPTWHIPKSIQKERGDGVKTVPPGPNNPLGPVFVRLGDPKHGLGIHGTNAPASVPGIRSHGCVRMKSDQALEFAKKITTGSPATVSYEMAMLNTDEAGNLWLAVYKDPYKQGNLKRDRLRQTISAWAKANGANISNTLVEKTIKTQAGKAVCLSCSGKAVIQGDLQSLAWNSGSIQPTRPRAGGVRATRNEVLPEGSSIEVDAADDAPAAASKPAKPAAKPKPAPSRKLKRNVKPTSVFETPLLPTNAPPPQPKAKAASAPATPANSNERVLQPTNIR; this is encoded by the coding sequence ATGTACAAAACTCTATGGACAACCGTTGCCTTGGCAGCGGCTTCTTCCGCTATGGCGGCACAAACCACCCCCGTACCCGATGTGCGCCCTGCTGCCAACGGCTGGCAGGTTGTCATCAATATCCCCCAACAACGCCTATTTTTGTATTACGATGGCGAATTGGAAAAAGTGTATCCCGTGGCAGTCGGCAAAGCACACACGCAAACGCTGTTGGGCGAACACAAAATCGGTCCGAAAGCCTATAACCCCACTTGGCACATTCCCAAATCCATTCAAAAAGAACGCGGCGACGGCGTGAAAACCGTTCCCCCTGGTCCGAATAATCCTTTGGGTCCTGTATTTGTGCGTTTGGGCGACCCCAAACACGGTTTGGGCATTCACGGCACCAACGCCCCTGCCAGCGTCCCCGGTATCCGCAGTCATGGCTGCGTACGCATGAAATCCGACCAAGCCCTAGAATTTGCGAAAAAAATCACCACAGGTTCACCCGCCACGGTAAGCTATGAAATGGCAATGCTCAATACCGATGAAGCAGGCAATTTGTGGCTTGCCGTGTATAAAGACCCTTATAAACAAGGCAATCTGAAACGCGACAGACTACGCCAAACCATTTCCGCTTGGGCAAAAGCCAATGGTGCCAACATCAGCAATACCTTGGTAGAAAAAACCATTAAAACACAGGCAGGCAAAGCCGTATGTTTAAGCTGTAGCGGCAAAGCGGTGATTCAGGGCGATTTGCAGTCTTTGGCGTGGAACAGCGGCTCGATTCAGCCCACCCGTCCGCGTGCCGGCGGGGTACGCGCCACCCGCAATGAAGTTCTGCCTGAAGGCAGCAGCATTGAAGTGGACGCCGCAGACGATGCACCCGCCGCTGCTTCCAAACCCGCCAAGCCCGCTGCGAAACCCAAACCCGCACCGAGCCGCAAACTCAAGCGCAATGTTAAACCCACATCGGTATTTGAAACCCCGCTCCTGCCCACCAACGCACCACCGCCACAGCCTAAAGCCAAAGCGGCTTCTGCACCCGCAACCCCTGCCAACAGCAACGAGCGCGTTTTACAACCCACCAATATCCGATAA
- a CDS encoding opacity family porin, with translation MNTTQKSHTALTLALCGAVTAQAVWADGNSGVYIQGDVGVSSLQVGSSPYDRAASGLTERVYSKNSAVARLGGGYDFGDWRLAGDYTYYRRVSKNQYVKARAQSAGVSAIFDVDTGTSLQPYVGARLALTRIKSDFGNPDEYISHEKVRVSPGVMAGVSMKIDPKLSVDAGYRYNHMDADLKAHEVSVGMRYTF, from the coding sequence ATGAATACCACCCAAAAATCTCATACCGCCCTTACTTTGGCATTATGCGGTGCGGTAACGGCACAGGCAGTTTGGGCAGACGGCAACAGCGGCGTGTACATACAGGGCGATGTGGGCGTATCGTCTTTACAGGTGGGCAGCAGCCCTTACGACCGCGCCGCATCAGGCTTAACCGAGCGCGTGTACAGCAAAAACAGTGCCGTGGCACGTTTGGGCGGCGGTTACGATTTTGGCGACTGGCGTTTGGCGGGCGACTATACCTATTACCGCCGTGTCAGCAAAAACCAATATGTTAAGGCACGGGCGCAAAGCGCAGGTGTATCGGCAATTTTTGATGTGGACACAGGCACTTCACTGCAACCTTATGTGGGTGCGCGTTTGGCATTGACTCGTATCAAATCCGATTTCGGTAATCCTGACGAATACATTTCCCATGAAAAAGTGCGTGTCAGCCCCGGCGTGATGGCGGGTGTCAGCATGAAAATTGACCCCAAATTGTCGGTAGATGCGGGCTACCGCTACAACCACATGGATGCGGATTTAAAAGCGCACGAAGTATCCGTTGGTATGCGTTACACTTTCTAA
- a CDS encoding endonuclease/exonuclease/phosphatase family protein has translation MVHFKQAVAKRLQWLASAACFALVLGQLGRWHYFLELFSHFLPYYVLVWALAAVLVHGKWRIVWVLFLLGSVWVLFRPVPAAKPHNLERAPALLWYNVHLDNPDAAAESERILALNPEMLALAEIHADESAWQKLYQAYPHGCEHRDYSPFALAVRSRLPLIACEVVFVDDIPYIRAIRSDGVTVFALHPPPPVSRDLAETRQRYLHTVAQKMALEKKVLAVGDLNSSPFSPVFRDFTAAADVAAYTPAYLPTWKPFALNIDHALARAIPLRVQAQPWLASDHRPLAVWF, from the coding sequence ATGGTTCATTTCAAACAAGCGGTTGCCAAACGCCTGCAATGGTTGGCGTCTGCCGCTTGTTTTGCTTTGGTGCTGGGGCAGTTGGGAAGATGGCATTATTTTTTGGAATTGTTTAGCCATTTTTTGCCTTATTATGTGCTGGTGTGGGCATTGGCAGCGGTGTTGGTGCACGGCAAGTGGCGGATTGTGTGGGTGCTTTTCCTATTAGGCAGTGTATGGGTGTTGTTCCGTCCTGTGCCTGCCGCCAAACCGCACAATCTGGAACGCGCCCCCGCCTTGTTGTGGTACAACGTGCATCTGGACAATCCCGATGCGGCTGCGGAAAGCGAACGCATTTTGGCGTTAAACCCCGAAATGCTGGCATTGGCGGAAATCCATGCCGATGAATCGGCTTGGCAGAAACTGTATCAAGCCTATCCGCACGGTTGCGAACACCGCGACTACAGCCCGTTTGCATTGGCGGTGCGCTCGCGCCTGCCTTTGATAGCGTGTGAAGTGGTGTTTGTGGACGATATTCCCTATATCCGTGCCATACGCAGCGATGGGGTAACGGTGTTTGCCCTGCATCCGCCGCCGCCCGTCAGTCGCGATTTGGCAGAAACGCGCCAACGCTATCTGCACACCGTGGCGCAAAAAATGGCATTAGAAAAGAAAGTGCTGGCAGTGGGCGATTTAAACAGTAGCCCGTTTTCGCCCGTGTTCCGCGATTTTACTGCAGCGGCGGATGTGGCAGCTTATACACCTGCCTATCTGCCGACTTGGAAGCCGTTTGCTTTGAATATTGACCACGCTTTGGCGCGGGCTATACCGCTGCGGGTGCAGGCGCAGCCGTGGTTGGCTTCCGACCACCGTCCTTTGGCGGTGTGGTTTTGA
- the nusA gene encoding transcription termination factor NusA — translation MSREILLLAEALASEKNVEPDVVFEAIETALGIAAKKKADREHMDLEVRINRDTGESRTVRRWLIVQDEDYTYPELEKTIEQIQEEIPGIEIAVGDYYEEDLPNEIFGRQAAQTAKQIILQRIRDAEREQILNSFLETRDDIVTGTVKRVERNGVIVELAPKLDALLPRSEMLPRENYRGGDRIRALFVRVEELKNERKQIILSRAAPEFLYRLFEQEVPEIGDGLLEIKEVARDPGHRAKIAVKSNDQRIDPQGTCIGVRGSRVNAVSNELGGERIDVVLWSGETAQFVINALSPANVSRIVINELDGGGESVDVIVAEDQLALAIGRSGQNVRLAAELTGKELNIMTVQEAEARHAAEDEKIRSLFMQHLDIDESTANLLVQEGFAALEEVAYVPVAELLEIDGLDEDTINLLRNRARDAILTLAIAAEEKLDDLDEELKNLDGIDQDMLRDLADAGIATRDDLAELAIDELIEITGVSSEEAEQIIMAARAHWFAEEENA, via the coding sequence GTGAGCCGCGAAATTTTATTGCTTGCCGAAGCTTTGGCAAGCGAAAAAAACGTTGAACCCGATGTGGTGTTTGAAGCCATTGAAACGGCTTTGGGCATCGCCGCCAAGAAAAAAGCCGACCGCGAACACATGGATTTGGAAGTACGCATCAACCGTGATACGGGCGAATCACGCACCGTGCGCCGTTGGCTGATTGTGCAGGACGAAGACTACACTTATCCCGAATTGGAAAAAACCATTGAGCAGATTCAGGAAGAAATCCCCGGTATTGAGATTGCCGTAGGCGATTATTATGAAGAAGATTTGCCCAATGAAATTTTTGGTCGTCAGGCAGCGCAAACCGCCAAGCAGATTATTTTGCAACGCATCCGCGATGCCGAGCGCGAGCAGATTCTGAATTCGTTTTTGGAAACCCGCGATGATATTGTTACTGGCACGGTAAAACGGGTGGAGCGCAACGGCGTGATTGTGGAATTGGCACCGAAATTGGACGCACTGCTGCCGCGCAGCGAAATGCTGCCGCGTGAGAACTATCGCGGCGGCGACCGTATCCGTGCGCTGTTTGTGCGCGTGGAAGAGCTGAAAAACGAGCGTAAGCAGATTATTTTGAGCCGTGCCGCGCCCGAATTCCTGTACCGTCTGTTTGAGCAGGAAGTGCCTGAAATCGGCGATGGTTTGTTGGAAATTAAAGAAGTGGCGCGTGACCCCGGCCATCGTGCCAAAATCGCGGTGAAATCCAACGACCAGCGCATTGACCCGCAGGGAACGTGTATCGGTGTGCGCGGTTCGCGTGTCAATGCCGTGTCCAACGAATTGGGCGGCGAGCGCATTGATGTGGTGTTGTGGTCGGGCGAAACCGCGCAGTTTGTGATTAACGCGTTGTCGCCTGCCAATGTCAGCCGTATTGTGATTAACGAATTGGACGGCGGCGGCGAATCGGTAGATGTGATTGTAGCGGAAGACCAGTTGGCACTCGCCATCGGACGCAGCGGTCAAAACGTGCGTTTGGCGGCAGAATTGACAGGTAAAGAACTGAACATTATGACGGTTCAGGAAGCTGAAGCCCGCCACGCCGCCGAAGACGAAAAAATCCGCAGCCTGTTTATGCAGCATTTGGATATTGACGAAAGCACCGCCAATCTTTTGGTACAAGAAGGCTTTGCCGCTTTGGAAGAAGTGGCGTATGTGCCTGTGGCGGAACTGCTGGAAATTGACGGTTTGGACGAAGACACCATAAACCTGCTGCGTAACCGCGCCCGCGATGCCATTTTGACTTTGGCGATTGCTGCGGAAGAGAAGTTGGACGATTTGGACGAAGAATTGAAAAACTTGGACGGCATTGACCAAGATATGTTGCGCGATTTGGCAGATGCAGGCATCGCCACCCGCGACGATTTGGCTGAATTGGCAATTGACGAGCTGATTGAAATCACGGGTGTGAGCAGCGAAGAAGCCGAACAAATCATTATGGCAGCCCGCGCCCACTGGTTTGCCGAAGAAGAAAACGCATAA
- a CDS encoding 23S rRNA (uracil(1939)-C(5))-methyltransferase, which translates to MNHSLIRIERADHEGRGIGRIDGKTVFVAGALPDETVSCRIVRRHSRFDEAETLDVHQASPWRVEPFCPHAGECGGCSLQHLDFSAQVAFKQQALESQLQRLGKVLPQQMLAPVYGSAKHYRSRTRLAVTSAGVLGYRKRHGHDVVAVSRCAVLPKPVSDALPMWAQAVAELCQRAPKAGVHALEIHCGDNVSALMVCSNRAIPAQAWRDWSDAVCAVAGSWQTWQQIGKNEPVRMGGTDEDLCYRLPEFALSMPFVPGDFTQANRAVNEILVARAVRLLQPQADEQIADLFCGLGNFSLPLARSGANIEGIEGLPSLTRRAAANARANGIKNARFATADLFEVAPDAAWTRADKILLDPPRAGAYAVVQSLSRRHLPQRLVYVSCNPATLARDAAVLVEKGYVFSAAGLVNMFPHTGHSEAVACFERVYS; encoded by the coding sequence ATGAACCATTCCCTTATCCGAATTGAACGCGCCGACCACGAAGGTCGCGGCATCGGGCGCATTGACGGTAAAACCGTTTTTGTGGCGGGTGCGCTGCCTGATGAAACCGTAAGCTGCCGAATCGTCCGCCGTCACAGCCGTTTTGATGAAGCGGAAACCCTTGATGTTCATCAGGCTTCGCCGTGGCGGGTAGAGCCGTTTTGTCCACACGCGGGCGAGTGTGGTGGCTGTTCGCTGCAACATTTGGATTTTTCGGCACAAGTTGCTTTTAAACAGCAGGCTTTGGAAAGCCAGTTGCAGCGATTGGGAAAAGTGTTGCCACAGCAAATGCTTGCGCCTGTTTACGGCTCTGCCAAACATTACCGCAGTCGCACCCGTTTGGCGGTTACGTCAGCGGGCGTATTGGGCTACCGCAAACGCCACGGACACGATGTGGTGGCGGTGTCGCGATGCGCGGTGTTGCCGAAACCTGTGTCAGATGCTTTGCCTATGTGGGCGCAAGCCGTGGCGGAATTGTGCCAACGTGCGCCCAAAGCAGGTGTTCACGCCTTGGAAATCCATTGCGGCGACAACGTGTCCGCGCTGATGGTGTGCAGCAACCGTGCCATTCCCGCACAAGCATGGCGCGATTGGTCGGATGCCGTGTGTGCGGTGGCAGGCAGTTGGCAGACATGGCAGCAGATTGGCAAAAATGAGCCTGTGCGTATGGGCGGAACAGATGAGGATTTGTGTTACCGCTTGCCTGAATTTGCTTTAAGCATGCCTTTTGTTCCGGGGGATTTTACCCAAGCCAACCGCGCCGTAAATGAAATTCTGGTTGCCCGCGCCGTGCGCCTGTTACAGCCACAAGCCGATGAACAAATTGCCGATTTATTTTGTGGATTGGGCAATTTTTCCCTGCCTTTGGCGCGTAGTGGTGCCAATATTGAAGGCATAGAGGGTTTACCCTCGCTTACCCGCCGCGCCGCCGCCAATGCGCGTGCCAACGGTATAAAAAACGCACGTTTTGCTACAGCAGATTTATTTGAAGTTGCGCCTGATGCAGCGTGGACACGCGCCGATAAAATCCTGCTGGACCCGCCACGTGCGGGCGCGTATGCGGTGGTGCAATCACTGTCGCGCCGACATTTGCCGCAACGGCTGGTGTATGTGTCGTGTAACCCTGCTACTTTGGCGCGTGATGCGGCAGTGTTGGTGGAAAAGGGCTATGTGTTCTCGGCAGCGGGTTTGGTGAATATGTTTCCGCATACGGGGCATAGTGAAGCAGTGGCGTGTTTTGAACGTGTATATAGTTGA
- the rimP gene encoding ribosome maturation factor RimP produces the protein MDIQAILDKTLPGLGYEAVDFELTAQGTLRVFIDKEGGVNIEDCATASNHLSRVFAVEDVDYKNLEVSSPGLDRPLKKAADFERFTGSLVKVKTRLPVNGQKNFVGRIVAFENGVLTLEADGQNAAVEFDNIDKARIKPEFKF, from the coding sequence ATGGATATTCAAGCAATTTTAGACAAGACCTTGCCTGGTTTGGGCTATGAGGCGGTAGATTTTGAACTGACGGCGCAGGGTACGCTGCGGGTGTTTATCGATAAAGAAGGCGGGGTAAATATTGAAGACTGCGCCACCGCCAGCAACCATTTGAGCCGTGTGTTTGCGGTGGAAGATGTGGATTATAAAAATCTGGAAGTATCCAGCCCTGGGTTGGACCGCCCCTTAAAAAAAGCAGCAGATTTTGAACGTTTTACAGGCAGTTTGGTGAAGGTAAAAACCCGTTTGCCCGTAAACGGACAGAAAAATTTTGTCGGGCGCATTGTGGCGTTTGAAAATGGGGTGCTGACGCTGGAAGCAGACGGACAAAACGCGGCTGTTGAGTTTGACAACATCGATAAGGCGCGAATCAAGCCCGAGTTTAAATTTTAA
- a CDS encoding cell division protein ZipA C-terminal FtsZ-binding domain-containing protein, whose protein sequence is MDKILLIVIAALIFALIAVCIYNMFEENNRRNKIRRHFGHSDGDALMGVQLQSVRDGHHTHSAHETQEYTPLPRNAQHDVKREPQRLKPSLVGRTPAPPPEDEAEDDGVLIETPAPAAKPAPVAPRDHAAQQIADDVSRFEDEDPYHEETHHTPQPPVVPQPAPPVVAPVAPTAHDKQHDDDGIPPVVPPQGEGTGLVSELKATFARMLGGSEPPATDKAVAVALPADEYEEYTENERPQPPRPLLIAFDDLRHSDLPWFDPRADYMAYVSLREGTELLAYPRLSNRHRFQIVGCTMDGLFQTAEPIPGVQYQAFAIGLQAISRNGLADERELQLFGQQVDMLAQSMDGEAVLDDIPRFLANARPLDELCAKVDQTIAIHLVSRIGILGAELRSAVEDLGFQLLEDGAFGFADVGGDIKYTIVTLDGSQFTSSLLASQPYKGFSMLFDITRVPPGEGNFDQFMNLAVRLSSMLNLELVDDQIQQLSTDWLKEVRTYVLATQQEMLAADITPGGSLAQRLFT, encoded by the coding sequence ATGGATAAAATCCTGTTGATTGTTATAGCTGCCTTAATTTTCGCACTGATAGCCGTCTGTATTTACAATATGTTTGAGGAAAACAACCGCCGCAACAAAATCCGCAGACATTTCGGTCATTCAGACGGCGATGCCCTGATGGGCGTACAGCTGCAATCTGTGCGCGATGGTCATCACACCCATTCCGCTCACGAAACACAAGAATATACCCCGCTGCCGCGCAATGCCCAACACGATGTTAAGCGCGAACCGCAGCGTTTAAAGCCATCGCTGGTGGGCAGAACGCCCGCGCCGCCGCCTGAAGACGAGGCGGAAGATGACGGCGTATTGATTGAAACGCCCGCGCCTGCCGCCAAACCTGCCCCCGTTGCCCCACGCGACCACGCTGCCCAACAAATTGCTGACGACGTTTCCCGTTTTGAAGATGAAGACCCTTATCACGAAGAAACGCATCACACACCACAGCCGCCCGTTGTCCCCCAACCTGCCCCGCCTGTGGTTGCACCCGTTGCGCCCACCGCACACGATAAGCAGCATGACGATGACGGCATTCCCCCCGTTGTGCCGCCGCAAGGCGAAGGCACGGGCTTGGTTAGCGAATTAAAAGCCACGTTTGCGCGTATGCTCGGCGGCAGCGAACCCCCCGCAACCGATAAAGCCGTTGCCGTTGCTCTGCCTGCCGACGAATACGAAGAATACACCGAAAACGAACGCCCGCAGCCGCCCAGACCGCTGCTGATTGCTTTTGACGACCTGCGCCACAGCGATTTGCCGTGGTTTGACCCCCGCGCCGACTACATGGCGTATGTTTCCCTGCGCGAAGGCACGGAACTGCTCGCCTATCCGCGCCTGTCTAACCGCCACCGTTTCCAAATTGTCGGTTGTACCATGGACGGGCTGTTCCAAACCGCCGAGCCGATACCGGGCGTACAATACCAAGCCTTTGCCATCGGTTTGCAGGCCATCAGCCGCAACGGTTTGGCAGATGAGCGCGAACTGCAATTGTTCGGGCAACAAGTGGATATGTTGGCACAAAGCATGGACGGCGAAGCCGTGTTGGACGACATTCCCCGCTTTTTGGCAAACGCCCGTCCCTTGGACGAATTGTGCGCCAAAGTGGACCAAACCATCGCCATTCACTTGGTGTCGCGCATCGGTATTTTGGGCGCGGAACTGCGTTCGGCGGTGGAAGACTTGGGCTTTCAATTATTGGAAGACGGCGCGTTTGGTTTTGCCGATGTGGGCGGCGACATCAAATACACCATTGTTACGCTGGACGGCAGTCAATTTACTTCCAGCCTGCTGGCAAGCCAGCCCTACAAAGGCTTCAGTATGTTGTTTGACATCACCCGTGTTCCCCCTGGTGAGGGCAATTTTGACCAATTTATGAATTTGGCGGTGCGCCTGTCGTCCATGCTCAATTTGGAATTGGTGGACGACCAAATCCAGCAGCTTTCTACCGATTGGCTCAAAGAAGTTCGTACTTATGTGCTGGCAACGCAGCAGGAAATGCTCGCCGCCGACATTACCCCCGGCGGCAGCTTGGCACAACGCCTGTTTACCTAA